A stretch of Lactuca sativa cultivar Salinas chromosome 6, Lsat_Salinas_v11, whole genome shotgun sequence DNA encodes these proteins:
- the LOC111894082 gene encoding uncharacterized protein LOC111894082: protein MIRFSPRSLLIWAIIIIIIIIIQSKILPSSSSPCQHHHTHDHHTNHQFQQKTTIFWEFEEESETWVQVNSPYDLVSCVNDTICTKVGVIDQIELDQEQKSKKDGDQQKKKIKKDDKKIGGLASRKRISLIKMSEDSIWVTGVSGSIYERFWNGVQWVIAPHELPVQAGYAVSVFLINHTVLALSEAGILYQMQLSENSQPIWIEYTPIQDSSTTMFIKSGVISHIRESIYFCTKNGLLLELTEADPPRWINHGKPPGADVAAIVNAPGIRAQVVFTISLSGDLYEFDRNSKPLWKKHIWSKESGQDIALTPSSGGSVHRRTGPHSDSLFLLTKGGNLVERKLHRRKWKWLLHGSPKDEHLTSITLVTPDETHTNPFSLFLTSASGSVFEYNISKQQDVDKEWVNHMHPPQTKVAKDVSGLNYQAGRLVFPLDDGRLAELHQSKTGGDVAGPTGVVSTRRRAYNNKYTWSIIDAPESEGGNAEYCTEDRGPLNCISGVKDDKWLRKRAGSKPQDQYYLTPPGKSKDVTYLPLERNFRLRVMHEARSFFLVSESGLVYEYLNVENVWFWLHHVYPMGMKGVVGNYNGSLFLVDENSNLLIRERFGNELTWINCTAIKKGRQVTGGPPWNLSPGKVKPEDSLFFISKTGGLLQLTVALRKLKWKDCRNPWNVKIEGILDQETFRENIVFVVGKDGRLYQYNKVTGLWHGHHQSQHMVLSRQPGTAMRPWSKSLTGSLFMISEDGRLIEYHWNQIDGWGWVEHGAPWLEVTLVGSTGPCVGGTHLFLIGSNGNVYIRYLDLDQETWKWSDCGFPNQELKNETDNCDSKVSSTRPIQFMENSVIFELRDGRLAEMQRTEDLHWVWWQTIGTPVSRCNVVYWTAVAA, encoded by the exons ATGATCAGATTCTCTCCCAGATCACTTCTCATATgggccatcatcatcatcatcatcatcataatccAATCCAAGATTCTACCTTCTTCATCATCACCATGCCAACACCACCATACTCATGATCACCACACCAATCACCAATTCCAACAAAAAACAACCATATTCTGGGAATTCGAAGAGGAATCCGAAACTTGGGTTCAAGTGAATTCACCTTATGATCTTGTGTCATGTGTCAACGACACCATCTGTACCAAAGTCGGCGTCATTGACCAGATTGAATTGGATCAAGAACAAAAGTCAAAAAAGGATGGTGATCAACAAAAGAAGAAGATTAAAAAAGATGATAAAAAGATTGGGGGTTTGGCATCGAGGAAGAGAATTTCATTGATAAAAATGTCGGAAGATTCGATTTGGGTGACTGGAGTTAGTGGTTCGATCTATGAGAGATTCTGGAATGGTGTGCAGTGGGTGATTGCACCTCATGAACTCCCTGTACAAGCTGGTTATGCAGTTTCTGTGTTCTTGATCAATCACACAGTTCTTGCTCTTTCTGAAGCAGGAATCTTATACCAG ATGCAACTAAGTGAAAATTCACAGCCCATATGGATCGAGTACACACCAATTCAAGATTCTAGCACAACCATGTTCATCAAATCTGGTGTTATATCACATATTAGGGA GAGTATCTATTTCTGCACGAAAAATGGGCTGCTATTGGAGCTTACTGAGGCTGATCCTCCAAG ATGGATAAACCATGGGAAGCCTCCTGGTGCAGATGTTGCAGCCATAGTAAATGCACCTGGAATTAGGGCACAAGTCGTATTCACCATAAG ttTGTCGGGGGATTTGTACGAATTTGATAGGAATTCAAAGCCATTATGGAAGAAACACATATGGAGTAAAGAATCGGGTCAAGACATTGCTTTGACACCATCGAGTGGTGGTAGTGTACACCGAAGAACCGGGCCTCATTCGGATTCGCTCTTTCTATTGACCAAA GGTGGGAACTTGGTTGAGAGAAAGTTACATCGAAGAAAATGGAAATGGCTACTTCATGGAAGCCCGAAAGATGAACACCTCACATCAATAACACTCGTTACACCCGACGAAACACACACAAACCCGTTCTCCTTATTTCTAACATCCGCCTCAGGATCCGTCTTCGAATACAACATTTCAAAACAACAAG ATGTTGATAAAGAATGGGTAAATCACATGCACCCACCACAAACCAAAGTTGCAAAAGACGTTTCCGGGCTAAATTATCAAGCGGGTCGGCTTGTATTCCCTTTAGACGATGGTCGGCTCGCGGAGCTCCACCAATCAAAAACCGGTGGTGATGTGGCGGGCCCCACCGGGGTTGTAAGCACACGGAGACGAGCGTATAATAATAAGTACACATGGTCGATAATAGACGCCCCCGAGAGCGAAGGGGGGAACGCTGAATACTGCACGGAGGATCGTGGCCCGTTGAATTGTATTTCCGGGGTGAAAGATGATAAATGGTTGAGAAAGCGAGCCGGAAGCAAACCACAAGATCAATATTACCTAACGCCCCCTGGAAAATCGAAAGATGTGACGTATTTACCCCTCGAAAGAAACTTCCGTTTACGAGTGATGCACGAGGCTAGATCGTTTTTTCTTGTTTCGGAAAGCGGGTTGGTATATGAGTATTTGAATGTTGAAAATGTGTGGTTTTGGCTTCACCATGTGTATCCTATGGGTATGAAAGGTGTGGTTGGAAATTACAATGGAAGTTTGTTTTTGGTGGAtgaaaatagcaatctacttattAGAGAAAGATTTGGGAATGAGCTGACGTGGATAAATTGCACTGCGATTAAGAAAGGACGACAGGTCACCGGAGGTCCGCCATGGAATCTATCTCCTGGAAAAGTTAAACCCGAGGACTCGTTGTTCTTCATTAGCAAAACCGGGGGGTTGCTACAATTAACA GTTGCGCTAAGGAAGTTGAAATGGAAAGATTGTCGAAACCCTTGGAACGTAAAGATCGAGGGTATACTCGACCAAGAAacatttagagaaaacatagtttTTGTGGTTGGAAAAGACGGGAGGTTGTACCAATACAACAAGGTGACCGGGCTATGGCACGGACACCATCAATCACAACACATGGTGCTATCGAGACAACCCGGGACCGCAATGAGACCATGGTCAAAATCATTGACCGGGTCTCTGTTCATGATATCGGAAGACGGTAGGCTCattgagtatcattggaatcaaaTAGATGGTTGGGGTTGGGTGGAACACGGTGCACCATGGCTCGAGGTGACACTGGTTGGATCAACCGGACCCTGTGTAGGTGGGACCCACTTGTTTTTGATCGGTTCAAATGGGAATGTTTACATAAGATACTTGGATTTAGATCAAGAAACATGGAAATGGAGCGATTGCGGGTTTCCAAATCAAGAATTGAAAAATGAAACTGATAATTGTGATTCAAAGGTGTCGAGCACACGACCGATTCAGTTCATGGAAAACTCGGTGATATTTGAGCTAAGAGATGGAAGG TTGGCAGAAATGCAAAGAACCGAGGATTTGCATTGGGTGTGGTGGCAGACCATAGGAACTCCGGTGAGCCGTTGCAATGTTGTCTACTGGACGGCTGTGGCAGCATGA
- the LOC111894084 gene encoding RNA-binding protein Y14A: MSNAADVDALDFEPDDDDLMDEEAAVDVDASSPGAAATIPKLKSAITGGSAAAAAAPKKTKGRGFREETDTGRGNRMSGRFDSLDSDGGPGPERSIEGWIILVTGVHEEAQEDDLQNAFGEFGEIKNLHLNLDRRTGFVKGYALIEYESFEEAEKAIASMDGGELLTQTVNVDWAFSRGPFRRKNNRRRSPHGHRSRSPRRRF, translated from the exons ATGTCGAATGCTGCCGACGTAGACGCGTTGGACTTTGAGCCTGATGACGACGATCTAATGGACGAAGAGGCCGCCGTCGACGTCGATGCCTCTTCTCCTGGTGCTGCTGCTACTATCCCTAAACTTAAATCCGCTATCACTGGTGGATCTGCCGCCGCCGCTGCCGCACCGAAGAAAACTAAAGGCCGTGGTTTCCGTGAAGAAACAGACACCGGGCGAGGTAACCGTATGTCTGGTCGTTTCGATTCCCTCGATTCCGATGGCGGACCCGGTCCTGAACGAT CAATTGAAGGATGGATTATTCTAGTTACTGGAGTTCATGAAGAAGCACAAGAAGATGACCTACAAAatgcatttggagaatttggggAGATCAAGAATCTGCATCTTAATCTTGATCGAAGAACTGGATTTGTTAAG GGCTATGCACTCATTGAATATGAAAGTTTTGAAGAAGCAGAGAAAGCCATAGCTTCAATGGATGGAGGTGAGCTTCTCACTCAAACAGTCAATGTTGACTGGGCATTCAGCAGAGGCCCTTTTAGAAGGAAAAACAACAGAAGGAG ATCGCCACATGGGCATCGTTCAAGAAGCCCTAGAAGAAGATTTTGA